AAACCCTCGGGGATGACGCGGTGCTCCACCAGCTTTTGGATCACCAGCTGGTGCACCCACTCGGGGATCTCGTCCACGTCGCCCggcgggtagaggcgctcctggCCGGGCCCGCGCTTCTGCAGCTGGGCGCCGTAAGTGTAGCCTTCGCCGAAGAAGTACTTGTTGCGCAGTGGGGCCCGGTCCACCGTATGCTCGTTGTACAGGCCCTTCTCAGCGCGGGACACCACCTCGTCAATGCGGGCCTCGATCTTGGCGCACTCGTCCTGGCTGAAGAGGCGCATCTGGCGGATACCGCTCTTCACCTTGCgcgcctcctcctccttctgcagCTGCTGCTCCTCATAGTCGCTGCGCTCGGGGTCCGAGTCCTCCTGATACTTGCGCTTGGCCCCGGACACAGGGTAAGGTTCGGCGGCAGCGGCGGCTGCGGCTGCGGCGGCTACCGCGGCTGCGGCAGCAGCGGCGGCCTCCCGGCTGCCCGCCTTATAGTTGTCCCGGGACGTCATGGACTTGAGCTTCTCACGCAGGTCCGTGTAGCCGCTGGCGGCCGCCATGGCCCCCGCGACGCTGCTCTAGGGTCCTCCGGGGCGGGCGGGGCAGCCGGGCATGGCTCTAAGGGGACGCGCCCCGAGGCCCCCGGAGGGAGCGAGGTCCTTAGCGCCGAACCCCCATGCGTGAGTGGGGGACCCGGCGGGGGGCGTCGAGGGTCCGGGCGTGGTGTAGGGCCTCAGGAGCGGCGGGTCATGCAATGGTGGCGACAACGGggcttcttcctcctccaccttctccacGTCCCGCGGGGCAGGGGCGCCGGCAGCGCCTCATGCCGCGGAGGGCTGCTGCGGAGACGCGGCTCGACTCGCGACCAGACCCTTGGACGCCCGGCCCGGCCCGCACTTTAAAGCTCTCCTCACGACGTCACGGGCCGCCAGCCCAACGTCCGCCAGCAAGCCGCTCCTTAGCGGGCTCCTCACCGCGCACGCGCAGTGCTGCCGGCCACCGCGGCTCCGCGCGCTACGGGCATGCGCGTGCGTGCAGGCCGGGTCGGCAGAGGCGCCGGCGCAAGCGCAGACAGGGACCGCTCGTCGTCCGCCGCCCCTCCCCCACTCTCTGAGGGGCTTCAAGGGAACGCTCTCAAATAGCAACCTGTCTTCACGCCGCGCCGCCTCCAGGACCGAAGGGCTCCCTCTACAGGGGTGCGCTCATATTGTCAACAGTGTCGCCATGCCGCGTCACGGCATCGTCCGAATACCCGCAGACGCCTCAACCCCAGCGCGCAATCACCAGGGAACCGCCACAACCTAGGCCGCTCCGTTACCTCCCCCTTTGGCGCTTCCACTTCTTTAATTGGGCCGTGGGCCACGCGCCGGGCAGGCCCTGACTGGAGTTTCCGGAAGTCGGTTGGTAATCATGCGTGTCAATCAGGCAGTCTCCTTGGCTACTGCGTCCGTCACTTAATTAGCGGCTGGGCGAGCAGCGAGGACCCCTAAAGGAGAAATGGGTGGCTAAATAAGTGCCTGAATGGAGACTCCCCCTGAGGAAAGCCCTTAGGATGCCTAAGGAAACTTCTGAAACCGGCGAAAACTTCTCAAAGTGCGGGACCGGTAGCACCCGGCCCCAGCTCTGAACCCAGATAGGAACGTCCGGCTGCGTTGTCGGGGTACAAACCAGCCTGCCGCGGCTGCCGCCGCCGCCCAGAGCGGACGTTTCACGAGTCACGTCCCGGTGACGGCGAGCGCGGGGGCGCGCTGCGGTTGGCGTCGAGCCTCCTTGGTGCTGGAGATGGGCGTGGAGGCACCTCCTACGGGGACGGTGGAAGAAAACTCCGGGAAACGAACGGGCGCAAGGCTAAGGCTAAGCTATAGATAATGCCTACAGTCAATTCAAAAAAGTTTTGAAGCAGTCAGCAAAGGCGTTGCCGGGCGCggggcctcacgcctgtaatcccagcactttgcgaggccaaggcgggcggatcacttgagcccaggagtttgagaccagcctgggcaacatggcaaccccatctctacaataaaattttaaaaaatgaactgggcgtggtggcgcgcgcctatggtcctagctactcagaaggctgaggtgggaggatcccttgagcccaggggattgaggctgcagagagccgaggtggcgccactgcactccggcctgggcgagagagctccaaaacaaaacaaaaaggcgtGGCCGTGCAGGATGCACTGGAGGGCTCCAACAAATGGCGGGGGGGGGATTTGCTGGAAAATCTCCCATGTCTCCCCAGGATAAAGTTCCCCTGCTTTATTTGGCGCTCAAAGCTTTTCTTCAAGACTCTTCTGGCCTTGGCTCCTCCTCTCCTCTGTTTCCATGTACACTGGGCCCCAGCCGGGTCCTCATGCTGTAAGCCAGGTCTACAAACATACTGTGTCTCACCTCCTGgcctttgcccaggctgtttcCACCACCTGGAATAACAGTTCCTTATCACCcgtctccccctccccctccccctcctcattctttttttaacagagtctctgttgcccaggctgaagtgcagcggcacgatctctatctcggctgactgcaaccttgacctcccgggttcaagacatcctcccacacctcagcctcctgagtagctgaaactacaggcatgcaccaccacatcccgctaatttttctgtttttagtagagatggggtttcaccatgttgcccaaattGGTCTTGGAACTACTGGGCacaagatcctcctgcctcggcctcccaaagtgctgggattacaagcgtaagccaccgcgcccagcctggaatggacattttttttcaaaagcttaTCAAgtttttactatgtgccaggaccTGTACATATACTAGCCCAATTAATCGTCCAAACACTTCAATGAGGagggcattattattattaccattgtATATATagggaaacaggcccagagaggtgaaatgacttgcccaaggccatacagCGAGTATGTGGCCTAGTGATGATTCAAACCCAGGCTGCCTGGTTCCAGAATCTGCTGTCCCTCACCGGGGCTCCGAGAGGGGAGAGTCCTAGCTCAAGAGCAATCAGGGAGGAACACAGGGAAGCTTCCAATGCAGTGTCCGGGGTGGGAGAGGCTGTGTCAACCTAGAGAAGAGGTGATTCACATTTTGGCTCAACCTGGATGATCTACTTCCAAGAAGCCGCTTGTAGTCTGTGTGGGAGGCCCCAGTTGTATTCTGAAAACCAAAAGGGCCCCCTCGTTTTCACTCTGCCACATCATCCCTTCCTGAGCCTCATAGTTTAGCTTAACTAGGGAAAAGGTTTTGGGGCAAAAGAATTAGCCTGACACCCCCTCCCCCTCACACACACCATGTATGATCTCACAACAATGAGAAATGAGGGGCAAAGGGCAGGCCTCAGGGCTGCCTCATGTTGGTGCCCACTGTGCTCTGTTTTGGGGGTCCCTATACTGAGCATCAGCACCGCAGGCAGAATCCTAGGGGTTAAGTGAGCTGCCGCCAGGCATGGCCCCTGCGCAGTGGTAACTTGATTGACACCACACTCTTTCTGGTGAGTTCCTTACTTTCCTCACCTTGGGGTCTGCTGCTGGGGAAAGCCAACCCAAGGCAGTGGTGAAAAGCAGGACAGCCCTGTGGCATTTGTATCAGGGGCTCTTGAGCCTCCCCATCCTAGGATGGTCTGATTGACCCCCTAGTCCTGCCAGCTGGGCCTTCTAATCTCTCCCCAGTTACCAACTTCTCCccacccatcaccaccactagAATCCATGACAAGTTTTCCAGCTAACACTGCAGCAGCCCTCTCTGGTCTCCCCAACTCCTACATTCACTCACTGTTCAGTGgtcagaatggcttttacaaAGTACAATCTGTGCAGGTTGCGCCTCCCTTTCCCCCTCTGGAAAACCTTTGAAGGCTCCTCATGGCTCTTGGGATGaaatcctaaaattttttttttttttgagaccgagtctcactctgtcgcccaggctggagtacggtgtcgtgatctcgactcactgcaacccccgcctcctgggtgcaagtgactcttgtgcctcagcctcctgagtagctgggattacaggtgcatgccaccatgtccggctaatttttgtatttttagtagaggagaggtttcaccatgttggtcagactgctctcaaactcctgagctcaagtgatccactggcctcagcctcccaaagtgctgggattacaagtgttagtcaccatgcctggcccagaaatcctaaattctttttttttggagacggagtctcactctgtcacccaggctggagtgcagtggcatgatcttggctcactgcaacctctgcctcccaggttcaagcgattctcctgcctcagcttcctgagtagctgggattacaggagcacgctGCCCCtgtatattattcatattttagtagaaactgggtttcaccgtgttgcccaggctggtctcaaactgctgagctcaggcaatccgcctgcctcagcctcccaaagtgctgggattacagacgtgagccactgcacccggcccagaaatCCTAAATTCTTAATGTAGCCCAGATGCCCTATCCAAACCATCTTTGCCAGCCTCTTCAGTCTCAGATCCTGCTACAAGTAATGTGCACCTCAGGGCCCCTGCATATGttgttctctctcctctttccctagCTAACTCCCACTCACAGGTCTTATCCTAGTTTGCGGTGATTTGACTGTGATTAACTGCCAGTGCCTGGTATTTGCCTCATTCACAGTAGGTATTTAATAGCTATTGAATGGCTGAATAAGTAGATAAATCCTTTCTCTGCTGCCATGGATCTTGCAGCTATGCCCCCATCTACCTATCTAGTTTGCCCAAGTGTTCTCTGTTCCGCATAAGCTCCCCAAAGCACCAGCACTTTCTGTCAACATTCATtcgtttattttttcattcatatgacaaatattttttaagttcttactCT
This Nomascus leucogenys isolate Asia chromosome 14, Asia_NLE_v1, whole genome shotgun sequence DNA region includes the following protein-coding sequences:
- the ALKBH5 gene encoding RNA demethylase ALKBH5 isoform X2 codes for the protein MAAASGYTDLREKLKSMTSRDNYKAGSREAAAAAAAAVAAAAAAAAAAEPYPVSGAKRKYQEDSDPERSDYEEQQLQKEEEARKVKSGIRQMRLFSQDECAKIEARIDEVVSRAEKGLYNEHTVDRAPLRNKYFFGEGYTYGAQLQKRGPGQERLYPPGDVDEIPEWVHQLVIQKLVEHRVIPEGFVNSAVINDYQPGGCIVSHVDPIHIFERPIVSVSFFSDSALCFGCKFQFKPIRVSEPVLSLPVRRGSVTVLSGYAADEITHCIRPQDIKERRAVIILRKPRILEMDKEENRRSVLLPTHRRRGSFSSENYWRKSYESSEDCSEAAGSPARKVKMRRH